Genomic DNA from bacterium:
GTTCTCTCGCTTTCGGATTCCTTCTTGCCGTCGCCGGCTCTACGGCCGCGTGGGCGGTCCCCGGTGCACTGACAGGCCTCACGGCCAGTCCCAACCCGGCACCCAAGAATACGGTCGTTTCAATCACGCTCACCAAGACGGGCGCGGGCTGCGGCTTCAAGATCAACTTCGGCGATGGCCCCGGCGTGGGCCCCTTCGTGTTCACGGGCGGCAGCAAGGTCATGACCCACACCTACACCCAGCCGGGCACCTACACGATCCAGGCCTGGGGCAAGGCCAAGGGCAGCAAGCAGGCCTGCAAGGGCGGCACCAAGGTCGGTCAGGTGACGGTGATCAACGCCTCGGAGAACCCTGGTGGCAACGGAAACGTCCAGATCCAGAAGGCACCGGCCCTGGGTGCAGGCGGCCTCAAGCTCAAGAAGCCTATGAAAGCGCAGCTGGTCAAGCTTTCCACCCACGCCACGGTGATGCCCGGCAAGGACCACGCGAAGTTCAACGTCACCGCGAGCCGCGAATCGACGCTGAAGCTGCGCGTTTTCGGCTTGGTTCCCCCGCCGAACCGCCGCTGCGACGAAACGCTCCCGCCGCTCAAGGCCACGTTTGCATTGGGCAAGAAGAAGCAGTGGAGCA
This window encodes:
- a CDS encoding PKD domain-containing protein, coding for MHLRALRSLAFGFLLAVAGSTAAWAVPGALTGLTASPNPAPKNTVVSITLTKTGAGCGFKINFGDGPGVGPFVFTGGSKVMTHTYTQPGTYTIQAWGKAKGSKQACKGGTKVGQVTVINASENPGGNGNVQIQKAPALGAGGLKLKKPMKAQLVKLSTHATVMPGKDHAKFNVTASRESTLKLRVFGLVPPPNRRCDETLPPLKATFALGKKKQWSTQILGLAPSKKHYWEVCAKDGFGQTAMASGTFKTGNRRVEVSFDMIKVTDDSDDLGDGELTFIFEAGGKKKVYSAGEQGTGDLFFTGQSITIDPASSQLSIKIRGGDNDGDGFTSSPIDIPDGNHEDWGQINKTLTLSPEAGPTMYKWTATDHGLGFNAQVTVNVILD